The Bacteroidota bacterium genome includes a region encoding these proteins:
- a CDS encoding T9SS type A sorting domain-containing protein → MKKIYLILTTMLVAVFYTANAQLYSYIDDPSGNYASVALNATGTNLSRVNGTLEQISCPTGFVSYEHSKSTTYGNGRPSIQFSVMADAGFQLNVTNISVDIRRNPKGPTTWRLAYSLDGGTSWTNSGTDFFVESSNCLGGTNLSWDVTDFSTVNSMLVRVIGFSAHSALNGESTLRNIMVDGSVSIADEDGDGFTIDVDCNDTDAAINPDATEVCNGIDDNCNGDIDDGAGTIWYADADGDTYGNDAATTIACSVPDGYVGDNTDCNDANADINPAASEICNGLDDNCNGSIDEDLIYDIWYADADGDGYGDAASAVTTCDGAPIGYVADNTDCNDGNDGINPEATETCNGIDDNCNGFVDEGIDLSIAISPTGIITLCKPDEITLSATPGFDSYQWYKNGAALTGENDIDYTTNKPAYYQVEGLLGTCTSGLSEVQAVAVVESPNANILYPDGLNLCDVSPLLLKASYADDNVYQWYLNGDEIAGATNWDYLASEIGDYTCMITNAFGCSRTADAVTVINQCRDAEAAIVSKMDVFPNPAKNEINISLNTGFNTNEVATVILSDITGRSIYSVSNPIANGNLFLTIDIPSNITDGIYTLTVKTGSQQLNERVVIIK, encoded by the coding sequence ATGAAAAAAATCTACCTAATACTAACTACAATGTTAGTCGCTGTTTTTTATACAGCAAATGCACAATTGTACAGCTACATAGATGATCCTTCAGGCAATTATGCTAGTGTCGCCTTGAATGCAACAGGCACTAATTTGTCGCGTGTTAATGGTACACTCGAGCAGATTTCTTGTCCAACAGGATTTGTTTCCTACGAACATTCCAAATCCACCACCTATGGAAATGGAAGGCCAAGCATTCAGTTTTCGGTAATGGCTGATGCAGGGTTTCAATTAAATGTGACAAACATATCCGTTGATATCCGCAGGAATCCGAAAGGGCCTACCACCTGGAGATTAGCTTATTCTTTGGATGGCGGAACAAGTTGGACAAACAGTGGAACCGACTTTTTTGTTGAAAGCAGTAATTGTTTGGGAGGCACAAATCTATCCTGGGATGTTACCGATTTTTCTACCGTTAATTCAATGCTGGTAAGAGTTATTGGATTCAGTGCCCATAGTGCATTGAATGGAGAATCCACACTTAGAAATATAATGGTTGATGGCTCAGTTTCCATAGCTGATGAGGATGGCGACGGTTTTACGATCGACGTTGACTGTAATGACACAGATGCAGCAATAAATCCCGATGCTACAGAGGTATGTAATGGAATTGACGATAATTGTAACGGCGATATTGATGATGGAGCCGGTACAATTTGGTATGCAGATGCAGATGGCGATACCTATGGAAACGATGCGGCAACAACAATTGCATGTTCCGTTCCCGATGGTTATGTAGGGGATAATACAGATTGTAACGATGCAAATGCAGATATAAATCCTGCTGCTTCAGAAATATGTAATGGACTAGATGATAATTGTAATGGTTCCATTGATGAGGATCTAATTTATGATATCTGGTATGCTGACGCTGATGGTGATGGATATGGTGATGCAGCATCTGCTGTTACTACCTGTGATGGTGCTCCAATTGGATATGTTGCAGATAATACCGATTGTAATGATGGAAATGATGGTATCAATCCTGAAGCTACAGAAACCTGCAACGGAATTGATGATAATTGCAATGGGTTTGTTGATGAAGGTATAGATCTTTCCATCGCAATTTCTCCTACCGGAATTATCACCCTTTGTAAACCTGATGAAATAACTCTTTCCGCAACACCGGGATTTGATTCCTATCAATGGTATAAAAATGGTGCTGCGCTTACCGGTGAAAATGATATTGATTATACTACAAATAAACCTGCCTATTATCAGGTGGAAGGTTTACTCGGCACTTGTACTTCCGGCTTATCAGAAGTGCAGGCAGTTGCTGTTGTAGAAAGTCCAAACGCAAATATTCTGTATCCCGACGGATTAAACTTATGTGATGTATCTCCACTTTTATTAAAAGCAAGTTACGCGGATGACAATGTATATCAGTGGTATTTAAATGGCGATGAAATTGCAGGTGCTACAAACTGGGATTATCTTGCTTCGGAAATTGGTGATTATACCTGTATGATCACGAATGCATTTGGATGCTCCAGAACTGCTGATGCTGTTACTGTAATAAACCAATGCAGAGATGCGGAAGCAGCAATAGTTTCAAAAATGGACGTTTTCCCAAATCCGGCAAAAAATGAAATAAACATTTCATTAAATACCGGGTTCAATACGAACGAAGTTGCTACTGTAATTCTAAGTGATATTACCGGACGATCAATTTATTCTGTGTCAAATCCAATTGCCAATGGTAATTTATTTTTGACCATTGATATTCCATCTAATATTACAGATGGTATTTACACGCTGACTGTTAAAACAGGTAGTCAACAATTAAATGAAAGAGTAGTTATAATTAAATAA
- a CDS encoding T9SS type A sorting domain-containing protein gives MHKNIFVFILLLYCSSLKSQTEDWEIIVDTDVSINCDQDSTGLIPLTDMGNTYYNGVQGGLYKGGMNILNGPHKKKGVNISKNMKPLDTLGNIDYVNGEVLFLGLGASVASNLFNAYVDTVKAHDNEGMSACVTVRGMFTAGKDLDDMIDTINPGFWLALNERMVLKDDSYEQVQVLWILQQSDSDTSNDFTTYYNSVMSKYITLMQVLKDSFPNLKQVYLSGIHYTGYMYPEHKRYDAYGEPKGYWANLVIKQLIQKQISGDPALAYQGPNIKSAWIGWGPYFWADGINPRTYDGLSWSCDQYRTDSTGAGFHLIDSSYGFGIEASMVKNFMETNPVSSVWYNYGPLWIDCGVDTARISKYQNINDHIQVYPNPVQHEFTIILPELISGQLSISIYNELGTRVHQKFYENYNSPGIDMEINLPNGIYFTEIICDNYKYRTKFIVVN, from the coding sequence ATGCACAAAAATATATTTGTTTTTATTTTGTTACTCTACTGCTCTTCACTTAAATCACAAACGGAAGATTGGGAGATAATTGTTGATACTGACGTTTCCATAAATTGTGATCAGGACTCCACCGGTTTAATTCCTTTAACAGATATGGGAAACACCTATTATAATGGTGTGCAGGGTGGTCTTTATAAAGGTGGAATGAATATTTTAAATGGACCGCATAAAAAGAAGGGTGTCAACATTTCTAAAAACATGAAACCATTGGATACGCTCGGCAATATAGATTACGTGAATGGCGAAGTATTATTTTTAGGATTAGGCGCTTCCGTTGCGTCCAATTTATTTAATGCATATGTCGACACTGTTAAAGCACATGATAATGAAGGAATGAGTGCATGTGTCACAGTAAGAGGAATGTTTACTGCAGGTAAAGATCTGGACGATATGATCGATACAATTAATCCGGGATTTTGGTTAGCATTAAATGAAAGAATGGTTTTGAAAGATGATAGCTATGAACAAGTTCAGGTATTATGGATATTACAACAAAGTGATAGTGATACCAGTAATGATTTTACTACATATTATAATTCTGTTATGTCGAAATACATTACATTAATGCAGGTATTAAAAGATTCGTTTCCAAATTTAAAACAAGTATATCTTTCCGGAATTCATTATACCGGTTATATGTATCCGGAACACAAACGTTACGACGCATATGGCGAACCAAAGGGATATTGGGCCAATCTCGTAATTAAACAATTAATTCAAAAACAAATTTCCGGAGATCCCGCATTGGCATATCAAGGCCCAAATATTAAAAGTGCATGGATAGGTTGGGGACCTTATTTCTGGGCAGATGGTATTAATCCCCGAACATACGATGGATTATCATGGTCGTGTGATCAATACAGAACGGATTCCACCGGTGCAGGGTTTCATTTGATTGATTCCTCCTACGGTTTTGGTATTGAGGCGTCCATGGTAAAAAACTTTATGGAAACTAATCCGGTTTCTTCTGTTTGGTATAATTATGGACCTTTATGGATTGATTGTGGTGTTGATACCGCAAGAATTTCGAAATATCAAAATATTAATGATCACATTCAAGTTTATCCGAATCCAGTTCAGCATGAATTTACAATTATATTACCCGAATTAATTTCAGGACAATTATCAATTTCAATATACAATGAATTAGGAACTCGGGTTCATCAAAAATTTTACGAAAATTATAATTCACCGGGAATTGACATGGAAATTAATTTACCCAATGGTATTTATTTCACAGAAATTATATGCGATAATTATAAATATCGCACAAAATTCATAGTGGTAAATTAA